The following are encoded together in the Bos taurus isolate L1 Dominette 01449 registration number 42190680 breed Hereford chromosome 12, ARS-UCD2.0, whole genome shotgun sequence genome:
- the LOC107132987 gene encoding serine/arginine repetitive matrix protein 1-like, producing the protein MQGEDAGWSGRGRVRGRRARVRSGEAGRLRGGGRPGPEAWALHPGIPRVPLPSSSFALARSGGTCSRRKKKKTSPQRRTSPPPRPRVRGQSQITVVPGSDKTGRKVSGPHPTKSSRAGRRTEAGREGDDLESRGQREGCASRARTGARCLGDASGGVRCPRCTGGGGRAAGADPGANTGWRRRGRELGTAVRGRQAPPTPPPHPATQACKSEPSGAETGKGRARAAAPKPLTLPCTPPSRPHLELLSFLPFPRPEPTPLRASIPVPRRGRDRETPALSPDAPGMLRAPRSCLPGAAAPGAGAARLLLASAPSFSASPRTLSWAPSSETGPGCSRLPRRRLGRRCCRQRTPSGGWKPVAQVPKVKQLPTLPIPLCQSKRPGHLASLLKSKELTRRRKERKQDF; encoded by the exons ATGCAGGGGGAGGACGCAGGGTGGTCGGGGAGGGGCCGCGTCCGTGGGAGGCGCGCACGTGTCCGGTCCGGGGAGGCGGGGAGGCTGCGAGGCGGCGGGCGTCCGGGTCCCGAGGCGTGGGCTCTGCACCCCGGCATCCCCCGAGTCCCGCTGCCCAGTTCCTCTTTTGCCTTGGCCCGTTCGGGCGGGACATGCTCCCGccgaaaaaaaaagaagaccagtCCACAACGTCGGacttcccccccaccccgcccccgagTAAGGGGACAGTCACAGATAACAGTAGTACCCGGCTCAGACAAGACCGGGAGGAAAGTTTCAGGCCCGCACCCGACGAAGTCctccagggctgggaggaggacgGAGGCTGGGCGGGAGGGTGACGACCTGGAAAGCAGAGGGCAGCGGGAGGGCTGCGCGAGCCGGGCGCGGACCGGGGCGCGGTGCTTGGGGGACGCTAGCGGCGGGGTGCGCTGTCCAAGGTGTACGGGAGGTGGTGGGCGCGCGGCGGGCGCGGATCCCGGAGCCAACACTGGCTGGCGGCGGCGGGGGAGAGAGCTCGGAACGGCTGTCCGGGGGCGCCAGGcaccacccaccccccccccccaccccgccacccagGCTTGTAAAAGTGAGCCTAGTGGAGCTGAGACAGGAAAGGGAAGGGCGCGGGCGGCTGCGCCGAAGCCCCTCACGCTCCCCTGCACCCCTCCCTCCCGGCCGCACCTCGagctcctttcctttctccccttcCCCCGCCCCGAGCCCACTCCTCTCCGTGCCTCGATCCCGGTACCGCGGCGGGGGCGGGACCGCGAAACCCCGGCTCTAAGCCCGGACGCCCCAGGGATGCTGCGGGCCCCCCGGAGCTGCTTACCTGGGGCCGCGGCACCAGGAGCGGGCGCGGCGCGGCTCCTCCTCGCCTCCGCGCCCTCCTTCTCCGCTTCTCCCCGGACTCTGTCCTGGGCGCCGAGCTCTGAGACCGGGCCGGGCTGCAGCCGCCTTCCCCGCCGTCGCCTCGGCCGCCGCTGCTGCAGACAGAGGACGCCCAGTGGCGGCTGGAAGCCCGT AGCACAAGTTCCCAAAGTAAAACAACTCCCCACTCTGCCTATCCCACTCTGCCAATCCAAGAGACCAGGACATCTGGCATCACTCTTGAAATCTAAAGAACTgacaagaagaaggaaggaaagaaaacaag atttctGA